In the genome of Nitrospira japonica, one region contains:
- the folK gene encoding 2-amino-4-hydroxy-6-hydroxymethyldihydropteridine diphosphokinase: protein MSETVYIGFGSNVGNRIDLCDRAVTLLSLLPHSRLSGVSLLYETEPVQDGAHPGEGWFLNGVVQIETDITPHSLLSVLREIERSLGRDESDRAGPRTIDLDLLFYGDRVIDEPGLRVPHPRLHQRRFVLIPLNELDPLLVHPTMGQTVSRLLSDVKDSSDVRLLFPQPSTRYGSRPSCSPPPHS from the coding sequence ATGAGCGAAACGGTCTACATCGGTTTCGGCTCCAATGTCGGCAATCGCATCGACTTGTGCGACCGCGCCGTCACGCTGTTGAGCCTGTTGCCGCACAGCCGCCTGTCGGGCGTGTCCTTGCTGTATGAGACGGAACCGGTGCAGGACGGCGCGCATCCCGGAGAGGGCTGGTTCTTGAACGGCGTCGTGCAGATTGAAACGGACATCACGCCGCACAGTCTGCTCTCCGTCCTCAGGGAAATCGAGCGATCACTGGGCCGCGACGAGTCCGACCGGGCCGGTCCCCGCACCATCGATCTCGATCTGCTGTTCTATGGAGACCGCGTGATCGACGAACCGGGATTGAGGGTCCCCCATCCGCGGCTTCACCAGCGGCGGTTCGTGTTGATTCCCCTCAATGAGCTCGATCCGCTTCTGGTCCATCCGACGATGGGACAGACCGTCAGCCGGCTCCTGTCCGACGTCAAGGATTCCTCCGACGTCCGCCTCCTGTTTCCTCAGCCGTCAACCCGATACGGCTCCCGCCCCTCGTGCAGTCCTCCTCCACACTCATGA
- a CDS encoding LL-diaminopimelate aminotransferase, with the protein MAGFPIEVANRIKTLPPYLFAAIDKMKQEAIARGVDIINLGIGDPDLPTPGPIIDSLAQAAKNPKHHQYPSYEGMLAFRKAVADWYKRRFNVSLDPADEVLTLIGSKEGIGHIHLAFVDPGDVVLVPSPGYPVYPVGTGFSGGVSHIMPLTKANGFLPDLNAIPKEVAQKAKLMWLNSPNNPTSVIMTKDYFKRVVEFAQTYHVIVCHDAAYSEIFYDGKRPSSFLEVDGAKDVGVEFHSLSKTYNMTGWRIGFVVGNKSVLAGLGKVKSNLDSGVFEAVQAAGITALGLDDTVTDGLRKIYQERRDTLVPGLKKLGLEVDPPPAAFYVWVTVPKGYTSASFTAHLLEKAGIVTTPGNGFGTPGEGYIRMTVCTTKERLAEAVERIKKAGF; encoded by the coding sequence ATGGCTGGTTTCCCGATTGAAGTCGCCAATCGCATCAAGACACTCCCCCCCTATCTCTTTGCCGCCATCGACAAGATGAAACAAGAAGCGATTGCCCGGGGTGTGGACATCATCAATCTAGGAATCGGCGATCCGGATTTGCCGACGCCCGGCCCCATCATCGACAGCCTCGCGCAGGCCGCCAAGAATCCAAAGCACCACCAGTACCCTTCTTATGAGGGCATGCTGGCCTTTCGTAAAGCCGTTGCGGATTGGTACAAGCGGCGATTCAACGTGTCGCTCGATCCAGCCGATGAAGTCCTGACCCTGATCGGCTCCAAGGAAGGCATCGGGCACATCCACCTCGCGTTCGTCGATCCCGGCGACGTGGTGCTGGTACCGAGTCCGGGCTATCCGGTCTATCCCGTGGGAACCGGTTTCTCGGGCGGCGTCTCGCACATCATGCCATTGACGAAAGCCAACGGCTTCCTGCCTGATCTGAACGCGATCCCCAAGGAGGTCGCCCAAAAGGCCAAGCTGATGTGGCTGAACAGCCCGAACAATCCCACCTCCGTGATCATGACCAAGGACTATTTCAAACGTGTCGTCGAGTTTGCGCAGACATACCATGTGATCGTCTGCCACGACGCGGCCTATTCGGAAATTTTCTATGACGGGAAACGGCCTTCGAGTTTCCTCGAAGTCGACGGCGCGAAAGACGTCGGCGTGGAATTTCATTCGCTTTCGAAGACCTATAATATGACCGGCTGGCGCATCGGCTTTGTCGTCGGCAACAAGAGCGTGCTGGCGGGACTCGGGAAAGTGAAGAGCAACCTGGACTCGGGAGTCTTCGAAGCCGTGCAGGCGGCCGGCATCACCGCGCTCGGACTGGACGATACCGTTACCGACGGGCTCAGGAAGATCTATCAGGAGCGCCGCGACACGCTGGTGCCCGGCTTGAAGAAGCTCGGCCTGGAGGTCGATCCGCCTCCTGCCGCCTTCTATGTCTGGGTCACGGTTCCGAAAGGCTACACCTCCGCGTCGTTCACGGCTCATCTGCTGGAAAAGGCCGGGATCGTCACGACCCCGGGCAACGGATTCGGCACGCCGGGCGAAGGGTACATCCGGATGACCGTCTGTACGACGAAAGAACGACTGGCGGAGGCGGTGGAACGGATAAAGAAGGCCGGGTTTTAA
- a CDS encoding type 1 glutamine amidotransferase encodes MRAVCLQHVPFEGPGVFETSLRRRRVLLERHLVPQDGLPDDSGDLLIVMGGPMSANDSDPWIAKETAFIRKALLAGNPVIGVCLGSQFMAKALGAVVRPGKALEIGMTPVRLTPEATSDPVFSGLPNSFDVFEWHGEIFELPENCMPLAASDIALQAFRYGDRAYGLLFHPEMERAGIDQLCRECAVDLARTGMTAQQITEAAWPHLPALQRFADSLVGALIPCER; translated from the coding sequence ATGCGCGCCGTCTGTCTCCAGCACGTGCCGTTCGAAGGGCCGGGAGTTTTCGAAACGTCCCTCCGGCGGCGACGCGTCCTCCTGGAACGCCATCTCGTTCCTCAAGACGGCCTGCCGGACGATTCAGGTGATCTGCTGATCGTGATGGGAGGACCGATGTCGGCCAACGATTCCGATCCCTGGATCGCAAAGGAGACGGCGTTCATCCGAAAAGCGCTGCTGGCCGGCAACCCTGTGATCGGCGTCTGCCTGGGAAGTCAGTTCATGGCGAAGGCGCTCGGAGCGGTGGTACGGCCCGGCAAGGCATTGGAAATCGGCATGACGCCCGTTCGGCTCACCCCTGAGGCAACGTCCGACCCCGTCTTCAGCGGGTTGCCGAACTCATTCGATGTCTTCGAGTGGCACGGAGAGATCTTCGAGCTTCCCGAAAACTGCATGCCCCTGGCAGCGTCCGACATCGCCCTCCAGGCCTTTCGATACGGCGACCGGGCGTATGGGCTCCTGTTTCACCCGGAAATGGAGCGGGCTGGAATCGATCAACTGTGTCGCGAATGCGCCGTGGATCTGGCCCGGACCGGAATGACGGCCCAGCAGATCACGGAGGCCGCGTGGCCGCACCTGCCTGCCCTGCAGCGATTCGCCGACAGCCTGGTCGGCGCCTTGATCCCGTGCGAACGTTGA
- a CDS encoding class I SAM-dependent methyltransferase, whose protein sequence is MDLHKIERVYTSYAGVYDKIFGKVFHEGRESAIRNLNVQPSERILEVGVGTGLALPMYPRHCRIVGIDFSEGMLDVAKKRAIEHQMDHVTLHRMDAGAMEFEDNSFDTVVAAYVVTAVPDHRKLVNEMIRVCRPGGRIIMLNHFSNGNKVIAAVEKVISPLTKHLGWRTDLALHTVLEGTNLHVTRKQNVNPLRFWALVECVNRKHESGRPRLNGTTVFSPSSDNRTAGHASEEALA, encoded by the coding sequence ATGGATTTGCACAAGATCGAGCGGGTGTATACGTCCTATGCCGGAGTCTACGACAAGATTTTCGGGAAGGTGTTCCATGAAGGACGTGAATCCGCCATCCGCAACCTGAACGTCCAACCGAGCGAACGCATTCTCGAAGTCGGAGTCGGCACCGGCCTCGCTCTCCCCATGTACCCCCGTCATTGTCGGATCGTCGGTATCGATTTCTCCGAAGGCATGTTGGACGTCGCCAAGAAACGCGCGATCGAACACCAGATGGACCACGTCACCCTGCATCGCATGGACGCAGGCGCCATGGAATTCGAGGACAACAGTTTCGACACTGTCGTCGCCGCCTACGTCGTCACGGCCGTTCCCGATCATCGAAAATTGGTCAATGAAATGATTCGCGTCTGCCGGCCCGGTGGGCGCATCATCATGCTCAATCACTTCAGCAACGGGAACAAAGTCATCGCGGCGGTGGAGAAGGTCATTTCACCGTTGACCAAACACCTCGGATGGCGCACGGATTTGGCCCTGCATACGGTGCTGGAGGGAACGAACCTCCACGTCACGCGCAAACAGAACGTCAATCCGCTGCGGTTTTGGGCGTTGGTGGAATGCGTGAATCGGAAGCACGAAAGCGGCAGACCCCGCCTCAACGGGACGACGGTATTTTCCCCCAGCAGCGACAATCGCACCGCCGGTCATGCCAGCGAAGAAGCTCTTGCCTGA
- a CDS encoding WD40/YVTN/BNR-like repeat-containing protein, whose amino-acid sequence MRLIPRMSLLVPVVLLLIVCMTGCQKDSEAIVSIALHPTNSNIVYVATNDAVYKTRDGGRLWERFPSFSARRVTTVALDPQLPATVYAGTMGDAVYKSPDGGQHWLPHNVGLKEHVSFVNQFVFHPVLSEKIYAATTVGAFYTKDAGREWEERMNGMKEVHIVTSIAINPKDPTILYGGTTGGVYRSDDAAMSWKKVNTGLIPESELMASMALGVNAIEIDRINPDVVYAGTTKGLFRTANKGTEWNRIGQSLPDPFVSSIVIHPTQPSVVYIGGPGGVWKSTDSGATWQAMNQGLSTLNIRALAMSRQNPQTLYVGTNGSGLYRSTDGGTTWTPLPLTTAPART is encoded by the coding sequence ATGCGTCTCATTCCTCGCATGTCGCTGCTGGTTCCCGTCGTCCTTCTGCTCATCGTTTGTATGACCGGCTGCCAGAAGGACAGCGAGGCGATCGTCTCGATCGCGCTCCATCCGACCAACTCCAACATTGTCTACGTGGCCACCAACGACGCCGTCTATAAGACCCGCGACGGCGGCCGGCTCTGGGAACGTTTCCCAAGCTTCAGCGCCAGGCGCGTGACGACGGTGGCTCTCGATCCGCAGCTTCCCGCCACCGTGTACGCCGGCACCATGGGTGATGCGGTCTATAAGAGCCCCGACGGGGGACAGCACTGGCTCCCGCACAATGTCGGACTCAAGGAACACGTCTCCTTCGTCAACCAATTCGTGTTCCACCCGGTGCTGAGCGAGAAGATCTATGCGGCCACGACGGTCGGCGCCTTTTACACGAAGGATGCGGGCCGTGAATGGGAAGAACGGATGAACGGCATGAAAGAGGTCCATATCGTGACCTCCATCGCGATCAATCCGAAGGATCCGACGATTCTCTATGGAGGCACCACCGGCGGCGTCTATCGTTCGGACGACGCCGCGATGTCATGGAAAAAGGTGAACACTGGACTGATCCCGGAAAGTGAACTGATGGCCTCCATGGCCTTGGGCGTCAATGCGATCGAGATCGACCGGATAAATCCCGACGTCGTCTATGCCGGAACGACCAAAGGACTCTTCCGCACCGCAAACAAGGGAACCGAGTGGAACCGCATCGGCCAGTCCCTGCCCGACCCTTTTGTCAGCAGCATCGTGATTCATCCGACGCAACCCTCGGTGGTCTACATCGGCGGCCCGGGCGGCGTCTGGAAATCCACCGACAGCGGTGCCACGTGGCAGGCGATGAACCAGGGACTGTCCACGCTGAACATCCGGGCCCTGGCCATGTCGCGCCAGAACCCCCAAACGCTCTACGTCGGAACCAACGGCAGCGGGTTGTACCGCTCCACGGATGGGGGCACCACGTGGACGCCTCTGCCTCTCACAACCGCGCCTGCTCGAACCTAG
- a CDS encoding YdeI/OmpD-associated family protein yields MSQVAKRSRFKATLLRPAKSGKASSWAFLVLPKSASEKLPRRGRTSVEGTINGHLFHATLEPDGQLSHWLKVSKALREASGVEIGETVTLKIAPMAKEPEPKLPPDFQAALAASPKAKAIWDATTTIARIDWVHWVESAKQAKTRKSRIDDACDMLASGKKRVCCFDPSGFYSKSFSAPTPHRGAA; encoded by the coding sequence ATGAGCCAAGTCGCGAAAAGGTCGCGTTTCAAGGCAACACTGCTTCGCCCGGCCAAGTCGGGCAAGGCGAGCTCTTGGGCCTTTCTGGTTCTGCCAAAATCCGCAAGTGAAAAGCTGCCACGGCGCGGCAGAACAAGCGTAGAAGGAACGATCAACGGCCACCTTTTTCACGCCACGCTAGAGCCGGATGGGCAATTGAGCCATTGGTTAAAGGTCAGCAAAGCGCTGCGTGAAGCTTCTGGCGTAGAGATAGGAGAGACGGTTACGCTGAAGATTGCTCCCATGGCGAAGGAGCCGGAACCGAAGCTGCCGCCAGACTTCCAAGCAGCGCTTGCCGCTTCCCCGAAGGCCAAGGCGATATGGGATGCCACGACAACCATTGCCCGGATAGACTGGGTACACTGGGTTGAGTCTGCGAAACAGGCAAAGACTCGCAAGAGCCGGATAGACGATGCGTGTGACATGCTGGCTTCCGGGAAAAAACGGGTCTGCTGTTTCGATCCATCCGGGTTCTACAGTAAAAGCTTCAGCGCACCGACGCCACATCGCGGCGCGGCTTGA
- a CDS encoding lipocalin-like domain-containing protein codes for METSNRRCWWWALPALPLLATLTFAAKVTDEFRPATKGYVYQFPRDHGSHDEFRTEWWYYTGHLATATGRRFGYQLTFFRRGVPKEQITTFPSQWSISHLYLAHFAVTDLDGRQFRYAEKLSRAGLGKAGADSDRLHVWIDRWSAEAHPDPVRHRLQAADQDLALALDLTPDKPPVVHGTGGISRKGAAQAQASHYYSFTSMAAAGQLRIGHESFDVTGTGWMDHEFGSADLGEDVVGWDWFSLQLSDRTELMLYRLRRADGSADPVSSGTFIDKDGTPQHLAFKDLKLEPLSRWTSPASKAVYPQRWRLTVASKQLSLELAPLMAEQELTTTRSTQVTYWEGAIDVTGTVQEKPITGKGYMELTGYAERFTKKL; via the coding sequence ATGGAGACTTCAAACCGACGATGCTGGTGGTGGGCTCTTCCCGCCCTGCCGCTGCTGGCCACGCTCACGTTCGCGGCCAAGGTCACCGACGAGTTTCGACCCGCCACGAAGGGGTACGTCTATCAGTTCCCGCGCGACCATGGGTCACATGACGAGTTCCGTACCGAGTGGTGGTACTACACAGGCCACCTTGCCACGGCGACCGGACGCCGGTTCGGCTACCAGCTCACATTTTTCCGGCGAGGCGTGCCGAAAGAACAGATCACAACCTTTCCATCGCAGTGGTCCATTTCTCACCTCTACCTGGCCCATTTCGCCGTGACGGACCTCGACGGCAGACAGTTCCGGTACGCCGAGAAACTCAGCAGGGCGGGACTTGGCAAAGCCGGAGCGGATTCCGATCGGTTGCACGTCTGGATCGATCGCTGGAGCGCTGAGGCGCACCCGGACCCGGTGCGCCATCGGCTGCAGGCAGCCGATCAGGATCTGGCTCTCGCTCTCGATCTGACGCCCGACAAACCGCCTGTCGTGCATGGCACGGGCGGGATCAGCCGAAAAGGGGCGGCCCAGGCTCAGGCTTCCCATTATTATTCGTTCACCAGCATGGCTGCGGCCGGCCAACTGAGGATCGGCCACGAATCGTTCGACGTGACCGGCACAGGCTGGATGGACCATGAATTCGGCTCCGCCGATCTCGGTGAGGACGTAGTCGGATGGGACTGGTTCAGCCTGCAGCTCTCCGATCGCACGGAGCTCATGCTCTATCGTCTCCGCCGAGCCGACGGATCGGCCGATCCGGTCTCCAGCGGGACCTTCATCGACAAGGACGGGACCCCACAGCACTTGGCCTTCAAGGACTTGAAACTTGAACCGTTGAGCCGTTGGACGAGCCCGGCGAGCAAGGCCGTCTATCCGCAACGCTGGCGCCTGACGGTCGCGTCAAAACAACTCTCGCTTGAATTGGCTCCGCTGATGGCCGAACAGGAGTTGACGACGACCCGCAGCACACAGGTTACGTACTGGGAAGGAGCGATCGACGTCACCGGTACGGTTCAGGAAAAACCGATCACCGGAAAGGGATACATGGAGCTGACCGGCTACGCGGAGCGGTTCACGAAGAAGTTGTAA
- a CDS encoding LON peptidase substrate-binding domain-containing protein, whose translation MQTDQERDPPGSPGRDRGPSFPIPSRIPIFALPNVVLFPKTYLPLHIFEPRYRQMVDDAVVAGQCIGMALLKEGWEPGYHGNPPIYSMGCVGRLVSVQPLGDGRSNILLQGLERFEVAEESYDKAYRQANIQVKTRPSESVLEEGLRKHLVSVLEDYLETREDAVAWQGWFRDDISDEILVHTLSSYLGCTALEKQFLLEAESLHQQARRLCDLIHFLMHGRHGVKGWG comes from the coding sequence ATGCAAACCGATCAGGAACGGGATCCGCCCGGATCCCCGGGACGGGACCGTGGGCCGTCATTCCCCATTCCCAGCCGTATTCCTATTTTTGCATTACCGAACGTCGTCTTGTTTCCCAAGACCTATCTGCCGCTGCACATTTTCGAGCCTCGCTACCGTCAAATGGTTGACGATGCCGTCGTGGCCGGCCAATGTATTGGAATGGCCTTGCTCAAAGAAGGCTGGGAACCGGGCTACCACGGAAATCCTCCAATCTATTCGATGGGATGTGTCGGCCGGCTGGTGAGCGTGCAGCCTCTCGGGGATGGCCGGTCCAATATTCTTCTGCAGGGACTCGAACGGTTCGAGGTAGCGGAAGAGTCTTATGACAAGGCCTATCGGCAGGCCAATATTCAGGTCAAAACCAGGCCGTCGGAATCCGTGCTCGAAGAGGGCCTCCGCAAGCATCTCGTGTCGGTGCTCGAAGACTACCTCGAGACCCGCGAAGACGCGGTGGCCTGGCAAGGCTGGTTTCGTGATGACATCAGCGACGAGATCCTGGTTCATACCTTGTCGTCCTATCTGGGCTGTACCGCCTTGGAAAAACAATTTCTATTGGAAGCCGAAAGCCTTCATCAACAGGCGCGCCGCCTCTGTGATTTGATTCACTTTCTCATGCACGGTCGCCACGGCGTAAAGGGGTGGGGATAG
- a CDS encoding ATP-binding cassette domain-containing protein — MDRAIAIDVSHLSKSYDGHAAVTDISFQVYTGEIFGLLGPNGAGKSTTLRTLITLLAPTSGSARILGHDSVRDADTVRQLIGYVPQERAIDRFLTGREHLELLAALYHLPKAEAGRRIIELLKLVELESHADRPAKTYSGGMKRKLDIACGLLPNPKILFLDEPTLGLDVQSRLRIWDYIRMLKARGMTVVMTTNYLDEADQLCDRLAIIDGGTIKVIGSPVELKVGLGGDIVSLTLKETDRIQALTSSLKGQPAIRAVNATATGLDIRVESPEKALPAILESANRLGCGLKFIRYNRPRLDDVFIAHTGRRIQEETPNAGSE, encoded by the coding sequence ATGGACCGGGCGATCGCGATCGACGTCTCTCATCTGTCCAAATCCTACGACGGCCATGCGGCCGTAACCGACATTTCTTTTCAAGTCTATACGGGAGAAATCTTCGGACTGCTCGGGCCCAACGGCGCCGGAAAGAGCACGACGCTGCGCACGCTGATTACTTTGCTGGCGCCCACATCCGGCTCCGCGCGCATCCTGGGACACGACTCGGTCAGGGATGCCGATACGGTCAGGCAGTTGATCGGCTATGTCCCGCAGGAGCGGGCCATCGACCGGTTCTTGACCGGACGCGAGCATTTGGAACTGCTGGCCGCCCTCTACCATCTGCCGAAGGCCGAAGCGGGTCGCCGGATCATCGAATTGCTGAAGCTGGTGGAGTTGGAATCGCACGCCGACCGTCCGGCGAAGACCTACTCGGGGGGCATGAAACGCAAGCTCGACATCGCCTGCGGTCTGCTCCCGAATCCGAAGATTCTCTTTCTGGACGAACCGACGTTGGGTCTGGACGTCCAGAGCCGGCTCCGTATCTGGGATTACATCCGCATGCTGAAGGCCAGAGGAATGACCGTCGTCATGACGACGAACTATCTGGACGAAGCGGATCAGCTGTGCGACCGGTTGGCGATCATCGACGGGGGGACGATCAAGGTCATCGGTTCTCCGGTCGAGCTGAAGGTCGGGCTCGGCGGCGACATCGTCTCCCTGACGTTGAAGGAGACCGATCGCATTCAGGCCCTGACCTCTTCGCTCAAGGGTCAACCGGCGATTCGAGCCGTCAACGCGACGGCCACAGGATTGGACATCCGGGTCGAGTCGCCCGAGAAAGCGTTGCCGGCGATTCTGGAGTCTGCAAACCGGCTGGGCTGCGGGCTCAAGTTCATCCGATACAACCGTCCGCGGCTGGACGACGTGTTTATCGCCCATACCGGGCGCCGCATCCAAGAGGAAACTCCGAATGCGGGCAGTGAGTAG